One Methylophilus sp. TWE2 DNA segment encodes these proteins:
- the lptC gene encoding LPS export ABC transporter periplasmic protein LptC, giving the protein MLKHPILLPIALMLFLALLTFWINQTVQEQGLSISRLNRHDPDYMLHNFVSTRTNATGNTKYVLAAIEMRHFPDNDYTELKRPRFTQFGLDKPYTQIYGQRGKISANGKLVEFNKQVKVIRQGTAEKGEMQLHTEQLTMEPDTEVAYTDLPVKIYQKPATVITGTGLRFDNKAQTTQLFNRVHVHYERAPDAAKAATPTKPAEKIGNRKEIGNRKGR; this is encoded by the coding sequence ATGCTTAAACACCCTATTTTATTGCCAATTGCGTTAATGCTGTTTTTAGCGCTACTGACATTCTGGATCAATCAGACTGTCCAGGAGCAGGGCCTCAGCATTAGCCGCTTGAACCGTCATGACCCTGACTATATGTTGCATAACTTTGTCAGCACACGAACCAATGCGACGGGCAATACCAAATATGTGCTGGCCGCGATAGAAATGCGTCACTTTCCGGACAATGATTACACAGAACTGAAACGCCCGCGTTTCACCCAGTTCGGTTTGGACAAGCCATACACACAAATTTATGGCCAGCGTGGAAAGATTTCCGCCAATGGTAAACTGGTAGAGTTTAACAAGCAGGTGAAAGTGATCCGTCAAGGCACCGCCGAAAAGGGTGAAATGCAGCTCCACACTGAACAGTTAACCATGGAACCCGATACCGAAGTCGCTTATACCGACTTACCGGTCAAGATTTATCAAAAACCGGCAACCGTCATTACCGGTACCGGCCTGCGCTTTGATAACAAGGCACAGACCACGCAATTATTTAACCGGGTGCACGTGCATTATGAGCGTGCACCTGACGCAGCCAAAGCTGCAACCCCGACAAAACCTGCCGAAAAAATAGGTAATCGGAAAGAAATAGGAAACCGTAAGGGTCGTTGA
- the lptA gene encoding lipopolysaccharide transport periplasmic protein LptA produces MNTHKPLFYVSCLALWTLLHWSTSVLAEESDRDQPIELEADTVTVNDAKKISVYTGNVILNQGTLQIKADKMIVREDQDGFQHSTCTGNPTTFKQKRTGKDEWMQGSGQRIEYNARMDKVQLYTNAWVKRGEDIVTGDYISYDANAEYAEVIGGTKANPNGTAGSRVKATIQPKNKTTPPVIDNKPNSQQGLRMNRSLQLKVEPVPGDAGSEPKKEQP; encoded by the coding sequence TTGAATACGCACAAGCCATTATTTTATGTCAGCTGTTTGGCCTTATGGACATTACTACATTGGTCAACCAGCGTATTGGCTGAAGAATCGGACCGTGACCAGCCTATTGAGCTGGAGGCTGACACGGTGACTGTGAATGACGCCAAGAAAATCAGTGTTTACACCGGCAATGTCATCCTCAACCAAGGCACCTTGCAGATCAAGGCTGACAAAATGATTGTGCGAGAAGACCAGGATGGATTCCAGCACAGCACCTGCACGGGTAACCCAACCACCTTCAAGCAAAAGCGCACGGGCAAGGATGAGTGGATGCAAGGCAGTGGCCAGCGTATTGAATACAACGCCCGCATGGACAAGGTACAACTTTATACCAATGCCTGGGTCAAACGCGGTGAAGATATCGTGACTGGCGACTACATCAGCTATGACGCCAATGCTGAATATGCTGAAGTGATCGGTGGCACCAAAGCCAACCCGAATGGCACCGCAGGTAGCCGCGTCAAGGCAACCATCCAGCCGAAAAACAAAACCACCCCGCCAGTGATTGATAACAAACCCAATTCGCAGCAAGGCCTGCGCATGAACCGTTCACTGCAACTCAAAGTTGAGCCGGTACCCGGCGATGCTGGCAGCGAACCTAAGAAAGAGCAACCGTAA
- the lptB gene encoding LPS export ABC transporter ATP-binding protein, whose product MQTSALSEHNHLHVSRLKKAYQGRTVVKNTTLELHSGEVIGLLGPNGAGKTTSFYMIVGLVALDDGEISLNGADVSHAPMHERARMGLAYLPQEASIFRKMSVTDNIMSILETRPYNDEEREARLESLLDQLHIQHIRNSQAVSLSGGERRRVEIARCLATDPKFILLDEPFAGIDPIAVIEIQKIIRYLSSQNIGILITDHNVRETLDICDRAYIVNEGAVFAAGTPDEIIQNEGVREVYLGKNFRL is encoded by the coding sequence ATGCAGACAAGCGCTTTATCAGAACATAATCATTTACACGTCAGTCGCCTAAAAAAAGCCTATCAGGGCCGTACAGTAGTGAAAAACACGACGTTGGAGCTTCACAGTGGCGAAGTCATTGGTTTGCTGGGCCCCAATGGTGCTGGTAAAACCACCAGCTTTTACATGATTGTCGGACTTGTGGCCCTGGACGACGGTGAAATCAGCCTGAATGGGGCCGATGTCAGCCACGCGCCCATGCATGAGCGCGCACGCATGGGACTCGCTTATTTACCGCAAGAGGCCTCCATCTTCCGTAAAATGTCGGTCACCGACAATATTATGTCCATTCTGGAAACGCGTCCCTATAACGACGAAGAGCGTGAGGCAAGGCTGGAATCATTACTGGACCAGCTGCATATCCAGCATATCCGCAACAGCCAGGCCGTGAGCTTGTCTGGCGGTGAGCGCCGTCGTGTGGAAATCGCGCGATGCCTGGCCACGGACCCGAAATTCATCCTGCTAGACGAGCCCTTTGCCGGGATTGACCCAATTGCAGTGATTGAGATCCAGAAAATCATCCGCTACCTGAGCAGCCAGAATATTGGCATCTTGATCACTGACCATAATGTACGCGAAACTCTGGACATTTGCGATCGCGCATATATCGTCAATGAAGGCGCCGTGTTTGCGGCTGGCACACCCGACGAAATCATCCAGAATGAAGGTGTTCGTGAAGTTTACCTGGGTAAGAACTTTAGGTTGTAA
- a CDS encoding RNA polymerase factor sigma-54 produces the protein MKQNLQLRISQNLALTPQLQQSIRLLQLSTLELSQELETILQENPLLEMADGEEGEFEDNSATPTEAIESVHADDANSFDLATQQEITAPAETLREDLHDELGSNEGELANLSEEFNPPEFEDNYEEFGSTSNWDEAGRNNLDDEDSDFSRQDASNISLREHLLDQIQLAHLSQRDMTLVKLLLDSINDDGYLEQDLQEIVEHLPLELEVELLELETALKLIQNLDPVGVGARDLRECLLLQLQHLPSETPYLRTAMALAKDHLALLANKDFVKLRKLLSCDETALKGAQQLIRQQNPKPGSEFATFSHDHFIQHDVVVKKIKGIWVASLNDGVIPKLRINQLYADILKRNRESSGQYLQSQMQEAKWMIKNIQQRFSTILRVSQAIVDRQRNFFEHGDIAMRPLVLREIAEELDLHESTVSRVTTHKYMLTPRGVYELKYFFGSSVATDAGGSCSATAIRALIKQMVAEENPKKPLSDNQITDTLAQQGIVVARRTIAKYRESLNIPPANLRKSL, from the coding sequence ATGAAGCAAAACCTGCAATTACGCATTTCACAAAACCTGGCACTGACTCCGCAGCTACAACAGTCTATCCGTCTGTTACAGTTATCCACATTGGAGCTCAGCCAGGAGCTGGAAACCATTCTTCAGGAAAACCCGTTGCTGGAGATGGCCGATGGAGAAGAAGGCGAGTTTGAGGACAATTCAGCAACCCCTACCGAAGCTATCGAATCAGTCCATGCAGACGATGCCAACTCGTTTGACCTGGCCACCCAGCAAGAAATTACTGCACCTGCCGAGACGCTGCGCGAAGACTTACATGATGAACTTGGCAGCAATGAAGGCGAACTGGCCAATCTCAGCGAAGAATTCAACCCTCCCGAATTTGAAGATAATTACGAAGAGTTTGGCAGCACCAGCAACTGGGATGAGGCAGGCCGCAACAACCTTGATGATGAGGATAGTGATTTTTCGCGGCAGGATGCCAGCAATATCAGCCTGCGCGAGCATTTACTGGACCAGATTCAACTGGCGCATCTGTCACAGCGTGACATGACGCTGGTCAAGTTGCTGCTCGACAGCATAAATGACGACGGCTACCTTGAGCAAGACTTGCAGGAAATTGTTGAACACCTGCCGCTTGAGCTCGAAGTTGAGCTGCTTGAACTTGAGACCGCACTCAAACTGATACAGAACCTGGACCCGGTAGGTGTCGGAGCCCGTGACTTGCGGGAATGCCTGTTATTGCAACTGCAACACTTGCCGTCAGAAACGCCTTATTTACGTACGGCCATGGCACTCGCAAAAGATCATTTGGCCCTGCTGGCCAATAAAGACTTTGTCAAATTGCGCAAACTGCTCAGTTGCGATGAAACCGCACTGAAAGGAGCGCAACAACTCATTCGCCAGCAAAACCCCAAACCTGGCAGCGAATTTGCCACCTTTAGTCACGACCACTTTATCCAGCATGATGTGGTAGTCAAAAAAATCAAAGGTATCTGGGTCGCATCGCTCAACGATGGCGTGATTCCCAAACTGCGTATCAACCAACTGTATGCTGACATCCTCAAACGCAACCGCGAAAGCTCAGGCCAGTATCTGCAAAGCCAGATGCAGGAAGCAAAATGGATGATCAAAAATATCCAGCAGCGCTTCTCCACCATTCTGCGCGTGTCGCAAGCGATTGTAGACCGTCAGCGCAACTTCTTTGAGCATGGCGACATTGCCATGCGGCCATTGGTGCTTCGTGAAATTGCCGAAGAGCTAGATTTGCATGAAAGCACTGTTTCACGAGTCACCACGCATAAATATATGCTCACACCGCGTGGCGTTTACGAGCTCAAATATTTCTTTGGCAGTTCGGTGGCAACTGATGCGGGCGGCTCTTGCTCGGCGACGGCCATCCGCGCCTTGATCAAACAAATGGTGGCAGAAGAAAACCCGAAAAAACCGCTCTCGGATAACCAGATTACAGATACCTTGGCTCAACAAGGCATTGTGGTCGCGCGGCGTACCATTGCCAAATACCGTGAGTCTTTGAATATTCCGCCCGCCAATTTACGCAAATCGCTTTAA
- the tyrS gene encoding tyrosine--tRNA ligase — protein sequence MTDVTQSSAVEVLSPEIVQALAIIKRGADELLIEQELVEKLKTGKPLRVKAGFDPTAPDLHLGHTVLINKLRQLQDLGHQILFLIGDFTGMIGDPTGKSATRPPLTVEQVKLNADTYAEQVFKILDPAKTEIVFNSKWLSELGAAGMIKLAASHTVARMLERDDFSKRFKGNQPIAIHEFLYPLLQGYDSVALQADLELGGTDQKFNLLMGRELQKQAGQSQQCVLMMPLLEGLDGVNKMSKSLGNYIGISEAPETIFAKIMSISDELMWRYIDLLSFASLENIAQWKAQVAAGENPRNIKVGFAQEVVARFHGQAAAEKALQDFQTRAKGGIPDDVPEVEVIIETDSIGISQLLKQAGLVESTSEAMRAIQQGGVKLDSVKVEDKNLPLSKGVTVVAQVGKRKFAKITIK from the coding sequence ATGACAGACGTAACCCAATCCTCAGCCGTCGAAGTTTTAAGTCCGGAAATCGTGCAAGCGCTGGCGATTATCAAGCGCGGGGCAGACGAGCTGCTGATCGAACAAGAGCTGGTGGAAAAACTGAAAACAGGCAAGCCACTTCGCGTGAAGGCAGGTTTTGACCCGACCGCACCAGACTTGCATTTGGGGCATACGGTGCTGATTAACAAATTGCGCCAGTTGCAGGATCTGGGACACCAGATTTTATTCCTGATTGGTGACTTCACGGGCATGATTGGTGACCCCACTGGCAAAAGCGCCACGCGCCCGCCGTTAACGGTTGAGCAGGTGAAGCTCAATGCCGATACCTATGCCGAACAGGTATTTAAAATCCTGGATCCTGCCAAAACCGAGATCGTCTTCAACTCCAAATGGTTAAGCGAACTGGGCGCAGCTGGCATGATCAAGCTGGCAGCCAGCCATACCGTGGCGCGTATGCTGGAGCGTGATGACTTCTCCAAGCGCTTTAAAGGTAATCAGCCGATTGCGATTCATGAGTTCCTGTATCCCTTGTTGCAAGGCTATGACTCGGTTGCCTTGCAAGCGGATTTGGAGTTAGGTGGCACCGACCAGAAATTCAACCTGCTGATGGGACGCGAGTTGCAAAAGCAGGCTGGTCAGTCACAGCAATGTGTCCTCATGATGCCCTTGCTCGAAGGGTTGGATGGCGTTAACAAGATGTCCAAATCACTGGGTAACTATATCGGCATTAGTGAAGCCCCGGAAACGATTTTTGCCAAGATCATGTCCATTTCGGATGAGTTGATGTGGCGTTATATCGATTTGTTGTCCTTCGCCTCATTGGAAAACATTGCACAATGGAAGGCCCAAGTAGCGGCTGGTGAAAATCCACGCAATATCAAGGTGGGGTTTGCACAGGAAGTCGTGGCGCGTTTTCATGGTCAGGCTGCAGCTGAAAAAGCCTTGCAGGATTTTCAGACACGTGCCAAAGGTGGTATCCCAGATGATGTGCCAGAGGTAGAAGTCATTATCGAGACTGACAGTATAGGCATTAGCCAGTTATTGAAGCAGGCGGGGCTGGTAGAAAGCACCAGTGAAGCAATGCGTGCAATACAGCAGGGCGGCGTCAAGCTGGATAGCGTCAAGGTTGAAGACAAGAATCTACCATTGTCTAAAGGTGTGACGGTGGTCGCCCAAGTGGGCAAGCGCAAGTTTGCAAAAATCACGATTAAATAA
- a CDS encoding anhydro-N-acetylmuramic acid kinase codes for MNPPALPTSSRLFIGLMSGTSLDGVDAVVVSQQGELVKQKGQYFAPYPVDLKQSLLDLHTPAQHELHQAAIIANRLADLYAQAVNGLLSASNLTAGEITAIGCHGQTVRHCPDLTAGQAYTLQLGNHARLAELTGITVVGDFRSRDIAAGGQGAPLVPAFHQAIFAAPDKHRVIVNIGGIANLSDLPVNGKVTGFDSGPGNLLMDAWTLQHTGNSYDASGAWAVRGELNPSLLQSLLSDPYFAQSIPKSTGRDLFNQAWLAQHLAMHSDTPQNIARTLLELTAVTIAQALQQYCPGAEEVYVCGGGAHNLALIDRLQALCGLSIQRTDVLGVDADWVEAVAFAWLAQRCIDHLPGNLPAVTGAAGPRILGAIYPG; via the coding sequence ATGAATCCTCCTGCATTACCCACTTCCTCCCGCCTGTTTATTGGCCTGATGTCCGGCACCAGTCTGGATGGGGTAGATGCGGTTGTCGTCTCGCAGCAGGGTGAACTTGTGAAGCAAAAAGGACAATATTTCGCGCCCTATCCGGTGGACCTCAAGCAATCATTGCTTGATTTGCATACGCCAGCACAGCATGAATTACACCAAGCGGCGATCATCGCCAACCGCCTGGCTGATCTTTACGCACAAGCGGTGAATGGCTTATTGTCTGCATCCAACCTGACAGCCGGCGAAATTACTGCAATAGGCTGCCACGGACAAACCGTACGTCACTGCCCTGATTTAACAGCAGGACAAGCCTATACCCTGCAGCTGGGCAACCATGCCCGTCTGGCCGAATTGACCGGGATTACGGTCGTAGGTGATTTCCGTAGCCGCGACATTGCTGCAGGCGGTCAAGGCGCGCCGCTGGTCCCCGCATTTCACCAGGCCATCTTTGCTGCACCTGATAAACACCGCGTGATTGTCAATATAGGCGGCATTGCTAACCTCAGTGATTTACCTGTGAATGGCAAAGTGACCGGCTTTGACTCCGGCCCGGGCAACCTGCTGATGGATGCCTGGACATTACAGCATACCGGCAACAGTTATGATGCCAGTGGCGCGTGGGCAGTGAGAGGGGAACTCAATCCCAGCCTACTGCAGTCCCTATTATCCGACCCTTATTTTGCACAATCCATCCCAAAAAGTACGGGGCGTGACTTATTTAATCAGGCGTGGCTAGCGCAACATCTGGCCATGCACTCTGACACCCCCCAAAATATCGCACGCACCTTGCTGGAGCTCACTGCCGTGACCATTGCGCAGGCCTTGCAGCAATATTGTCCCGGCGCAGAAGAAGTGTACGTTTGTGGTGGGGGCGCACATAATCTGGCCTTGATAGACAGGTTACAAGCGCTGTGTGGGCTTTCGATACAGCGCACCGATGTGTTGGGTGTGGATGCAGACTGGGTGGAAGCCGTTGCCTTTGCATGGCTGGCGCAACGTTGCATAGATCACTTGCCGGGGAATCTGCCAGCGGTCACCGGTGCGGCAGGGCCACGCATATTAGGGGCTATTTACCCCGGATAG
- the gltA gene encoding citrate synthase: MATKATITFDNNSTSIELPVLKGTLGTDVIDIRSLGKHGYFTFDPGFMSTASCNSGITFIDGEQGLLYYRGYPIEQLAENCDFLEVSHLLLHGELPTLQQREEFVGTVRKHTMLHDQMSNVFRGFRRDAHPMAVMIAVVGAMAAFYPDNNNVTDPESRKIAAKRLLAKVPTIAAWSYKYNIGEPFMYPKNDLGYAENFMHMMFATPCEDYVPNPILARAFERILILHADHEQNASTSTVRLVGSSGANPFACIAAGIASLWGPSHGGANEATLNMLEEIGDVSRIGEFINRAKDKTDSFRLMGFGHRVYRNMDPRASIMRKTCHEVLNELGLHDDPMFKLAMELEKIALEDEYFVSRKLYPNVDFYSGIVMRAMGIPNSMFTAIFALARTAGWISQWCEMNADPEQKIGRPRQLYVGSERREFVPLHQR, encoded by the coding sequence ATGGCTACCAAAGCGACCATTACCTTTGACAACAACAGCACCTCGATTGAGTTACCGGTATTAAAAGGCACCCTGGGTACGGATGTCATTGACATCCGCAGCCTGGGAAAACACGGTTATTTCACGTTCGACCCCGGGTTTATGTCTACCGCCTCCTGTAACTCTGGCATTACCTTCATTGATGGTGAGCAAGGCCTGCTTTACTACCGCGGTTACCCGATTGAACAGCTAGCAGAAAATTGTGACTTTCTGGAAGTTTCACATTTGCTTTTACATGGGGAATTGCCCACCCTGCAACAACGTGAAGAGTTTGTTGGCACCGTCCGCAAGCACACCATGTTACATGACCAGATGAGCAATGTATTCCGAGGTTTCCGCCGTGATGCGCACCCGATGGCGGTCATGATTGCTGTGGTGGGCGCCATGGCAGCGTTTTACCCGGACAACAACAATGTCACAGACCCGGAATCACGCAAAATTGCCGCCAAGCGCCTGTTGGCCAAGGTGCCTACCATCGCCGCCTGGAGCTACAAATACAATATCGGCGAACCATTCATGTATCCCAAAAACGACTTGGGTTACGCTGAAAACTTTATGCATATGATGTTCGCCACACCCTGTGAGGATTATGTGCCTAACCCGATTCTGGCCCGCGCGTTTGAACGCATCCTGATTCTGCACGCAGACCATGAGCAAAACGCGTCGACTTCCACTGTGCGACTGGTAGGCTCAAGTGGTGCCAATCCATTCGCCTGTATCGCTGCGGGGATTGCTTCGCTGTGGGGCCCATCACATGGTGGTGCCAACGAAGCCACCCTCAATATGCTGGAAGAAATCGGCGATGTCAGCCGTATTGGTGAATTTATCAATCGCGCCAAAGATAAAACCGACAGCTTCCGCCTGATGGGTTTCGGTCACCGTGTTTATCGCAACATGGACCCGCGCGCCTCTATCATGCGCAAGACCTGTCACGAAGTGCTCAATGAGCTGGGACTACATGATGATCCGATGTTCAAACTGGCGATGGAACTGGAAAAAATTGCGCTCGAAGATGAATATTTCGTCTCACGCAAACTGTACCCGAACGTTGACTTCTACAGCGGCATCGTCATGCGCGCCATGGGGATTCCTAACTCCATGTTCACCGCCATTTTTGCGCTTGCGCGCACCGCAGGCTGGATTTCCCAGTGGTGTGAAATGAATGCCGATCCTGAGCAGAAAATTGGTCGACCACGCCAATTGTATGTGGGGTCTGAACGTCGGGAATTCGTTCCTTTGCATCAGCGTTAA
- the speD gene encoding adenosylmethionine decarboxylase codes for MKRFAHSGLHLMANLHEVDPGLTLMTRVDDCQHFCRKVVSDAGLTIVGESFYGFGQGQGVTGALVLAESHLTIHTWPESRYVTLDVFVCNYQEDNSDKASHVFEAVIAAFSPGHVDRFEVQRA; via the coding sequence ATGAAAAGATTCGCGCATAGTGGATTACACTTGATGGCCAATTTACATGAGGTGGATCCAGGGTTGACCTTGATGACCCGTGTAGACGACTGTCAGCACTTTTGCCGAAAAGTGGTCAGTGATGCAGGATTGACTATTGTCGGCGAGAGTTTCTATGGCTTTGGTCAGGGGCAGGGTGTGACTGGTGCGCTGGTCCTTGCTGAGTCGCACTTGACGATACACACGTGGCCGGAGTCGCGTTATGTGACTTTGGATGTGTTTGTCTGCAACTATCAAGAGGACAATTCAGATAAGGCGAGCCACGTGTTTGAGGCAGTGATCGCTGCATTCTCTCCGGGGCATGTAGATCGGTTCGAGGTGCAACGAGCATAA
- a CDS encoding SPFH domain-containing protein, producing MGIFDFVKKQFVDVIQWTEEGHGVLAYRYPMMDMEIQYGAQLTVRDSQSVLFVNEGQIADSFGPGLHTLNTKNLPLLTNLQHWDKLFESPFKSDVIFFSHRLQLDRKWGTPNPITLRDPEFGMVRLRAFGIYSYRLSDTALFYKEVCGTQGVYTVEELDGQLRNVMIAELTQLFASSKVPFIDMAANQGQLAQALHAQMTPLFARYGLTLDNLAVENISLPEELQAVLDKRISMNMVGDLNRYTQYQVADAIPLAAQNEGGMAGVGAGMGAGLVMAQNITQAMVQPANAATPTATQDEIITTLERLHTLVSKGVLTQAEFDAKKAELLGQIK from the coding sequence GTGGGTATTTTTGACTTTGTAAAAAAACAATTTGTTGATGTCATCCAGTGGACGGAAGAGGGTCATGGTGTACTCGCTTATCGTTACCCCATGATGGATATGGAGATTCAGTACGGCGCCCAGTTAACCGTAAGGGACTCGCAAAGCGTATTGTTTGTGAACGAAGGTCAAATTGCCGACAGCTTTGGTCCTGGTTTGCATACCCTCAACACAAAAAACTTGCCGCTACTGACCAATTTGCAGCATTGGGACAAGCTATTCGAGTCCCCATTCAAGTCAGATGTGATTTTCTTTAGCCATCGTTTGCAACTTGACCGCAAATGGGGCACCCCCAATCCGATTACCCTGCGTGATCCAGAGTTTGGCATGGTCAGATTGCGGGCTTTTGGCATCTACAGCTACCGCCTGAGCGATACGGCTTTGTTTTATAAAGAGGTGTGCGGCACGCAAGGGGTCTACACCGTCGAAGAGTTGGATGGTCAACTACGTAATGTGATGATCGCTGAACTCACACAACTGTTTGCCAGTAGTAAAGTCCCTTTTATTGATATGGCCGCCAACCAGGGCCAGCTGGCGCAAGCCTTGCATGCCCAAATGACGCCTTTATTTGCGCGTTACGGTCTGACTCTGGACAATCTTGCAGTGGAAAACATCTCGCTTCCGGAAGAGCTTCAGGCTGTGCTGGATAAACGTATCAGTATGAATATGGTGGGCGATTTGAATCGGTATACCCAATACCAAGTCGCTGATGCGATTCCGTTAGCCGCGCAAAATGAAGGTGGCATGGCAGGGGTAGGCGCGGGCATGGGCGCAGGGCTGGTGATGGCACAAAATATTACCCAGGCGATGGTACAACCGGCTAACGCGGCCACGCCAACCGCCACACAGGACGAGATTATTACAACACTAGAGAGGCTGCATACCTTGGTCAGCAAGGGGGTGTTGACTCAAGCTGAGTTTGACGCCAAAAAGGCTGAGCTGCTGGGTCAAATTAAATAA
- a CDS encoding DUF4178 domain-containing protein, protein MIRYSQCPACGAKVHFRASTTLLMVCEYCQSTLLRNDINLENLGKMAELLPDRSLLQIGSSGIYLGDGFTVIGRLQFQHESGLWNSWHLLFDHGKTGWLSEASGNYSLSFQVNEGLPDLPLERYVPDLSVPVNGQRMSVIRVETAKCIAGQGELSAAVPVGHTLHFVELAVAQTYASLEFDGAKPTLYMGQAVELTALHLQNLRDLEQSAIQISSRQLQCPACGGNLNFRLQQALTITCPHCATVLDSRNDKLAILLKQSNKLQPLNRLPIPLGSIGRFERATFTVIGYLRRSTRASGLLHYWEEYLLHHPGYGFRWLVCSQGHWNLLKPILKAPSISKGYTGDTIAMLEGKTYRHFANYKAKIDRVAGEFYWRIKVEDSASLEDYIAPPYLLNKELQGKEINWSQGEYLQPEQVNDAFEGKLLLTPPKGVFANQPCPYEPSVDAWLKNTLLFVVLVIVLQCWFVFESRQEVVFSKVMEVSAVDSSDWSNYRTLNPESANLESEPFEIHSNHGNVVIDIDGNLDNSWLFSSISLVNLQNGLTYSSSREISDYSGYDGGEYWRENDSHTDVVFSAVPPGRYQLQVEAESERSYGSVNARKTQYLRVIANVPLWQNFWFVLVFLLIGPALFYYFRHHFEQQRWAESDHPMNNT, encoded by the coding sequence GTGATACGGTATAGTCAGTGCCCGGCTTGCGGCGCCAAAGTCCACTTTCGTGCCAGCACGACGCTGTTGATGGTCTGTGAGTATTGCCAGAGCACGTTGCTACGCAACGATATTAATCTTGAAAATCTGGGCAAAATGGCCGAACTGCTGCCAGATCGCAGCTTGTTACAAATTGGCAGTAGTGGTATCTATCTGGGCGATGGCTTTACCGTGATCGGCCGCCTGCAGTTTCAACATGAAAGTGGCCTTTGGAACAGCTGGCATTTGCTATTTGATCATGGCAAGACCGGCTGGCTCTCTGAGGCTTCAGGCAATTACTCCCTGAGTTTTCAGGTCAATGAGGGACTTCCTGACCTTCCCCTTGAGCGCTACGTTCCGGATTTAAGCGTACCGGTCAACGGCCAGCGCATGTCCGTGATCCGTGTTGAAACTGCCAAATGTATTGCCGGACAGGGCGAGCTATCAGCTGCAGTGCCAGTAGGTCATACCTTGCACTTTGTTGAACTGGCTGTTGCACAAACCTATGCCTCTCTTGAGTTTGATGGTGCGAAGCCCACGCTTTATATGGGACAGGCAGTTGAGTTAACCGCGCTTCACCTGCAAAACCTGCGGGACCTTGAACAAAGCGCGATTCAGATTTCCAGCCGTCAGCTGCAATGCCCGGCCTGCGGCGGGAACCTGAACTTCCGGCTACAGCAAGCGCTGACCATCACCTGCCCGCATTGCGCCACGGTCTTGGACTCCCGCAATGACAAACTGGCAATCCTGCTCAAACAATCCAACAAGCTGCAACCATTAAACCGATTACCGATTCCACTCGGGAGCATTGGCCGCTTTGAACGCGCAACGTTTACAGTGATAGGCTACCTGCGCCGCTCTACCAGAGCCTCGGGCTTATTACACTACTGGGAAGAGTATCTACTCCACCATCCCGGCTATGGTTTTCGCTGGCTGGTCTGTAGTCAAGGCCATTGGAACCTGCTTAAACCCATCCTCAAGGCCCCGTCTATCAGTAAAGGCTACACAGGGGACACCATCGCCATGCTGGAAGGCAAGACTTACCGCCACTTTGCCAACTACAAGGCAAAAATTGACCGGGTGGCGGGTGAGTTTTACTGGCGGATAAAGGTAGAAGATAGCGCCTCTCTGGAAGATTACATTGCGCCACCTTATTTACTCAATAAAGAGTTGCAAGGTAAAGAAATCAACTGGAGCCAAGGGGAATACCTGCAGCCAGAACAAGTCAATGACGCCTTTGAGGGCAAACTGCTGCTTACGCCGCCAAAGGGCGTGTTTGCCAATCAACCTTGTCCGTATGAACCATCGGTCGATGCCTGGCTAAAAAACACGCTACTCTTTGTTGTCCTAGTCATCGTACTGCAATGCTGGTTTGTATTTGAATCTCGTCAGGAAGTCGTATTTAGCAAGGTCATGGAAGTCAGCGCTGTAGACAGCAGCGACTGGTCAAACTATCGTACGCTTAATCCAGAGAGCGCAAATCTGGAAAGTGAGCCATTTGAGATCCATTCAAACCATGGCAATGTGGTGATTGATATTGATGGCAATCTGGACAATAGCTGGTTGTTCTCCAGTATCAGCCTGGTCAATCTGCAAAACGGGCTGACTTACAGCAGTAGTCGCGAAATCAGCGATTATTCTGGCTACGATGGGGGCGAATACTGGCGCGAGAACGATAGCCATACAGACGTGGTTTTTAGCGCGGTTCCACCAGGACGTTACCAATTACAGGTTGAAGCAGAAAGTGAGCGTAGCTATGGCAGCGTCAATGCCAGAAAAACCCAATACCTGCGTGTGATTGCCAATGTCCCGCTCTGGCAGAATTTCTGGTTTGTGCTGGTTTTCTTGCTCATTGGCCCAGCGCTCTTTTACTATTTCAGGCACCATTTTGAGCAGCAACGATGGGCTGAAAGCGATCACCCCATGAATAATACCTGA